In Halosegnis marinus, one genomic interval encodes:
- the argC gene encoding N-acetyl-gamma-glutamyl-phosphate reductase, whose protein sequence is MRASVVGASGFTGGELCRLIDTHPEFELAQATSREYANKTVGHAHPNLRHLDVRFSEPSDLESVDVLFAATPHGVSMEHIDGFRDAADLVVDLSADFRLPSVEPYDEYYDGHARPELLDEAEYALPELNRENLPGADLVAAGGCNATASIMGLLPLFENGILDGDERVVVDVKVGSSEGGAGGGRAASHAERSGVVRPYAPTGHRHEAEIAEYLGIDVAFTVHAVDMIRGASATCHVFPDGPVSKGDLWGAYRGSYEDEPFVRMASGGGGVYRYPEPKAVAGSNVAEVGFELDRSNRRVVVFSAIDNMMKGSAGQAVHAANIALGIEETAGLEFTGLHPVGAP, encoded by the coding sequence ATGAGGGCGAGCGTCGTCGGCGCGTCCGGCTTCACGGGCGGGGAACTGTGCCGGCTCATCGACACCCACCCGGAGTTCGAACTCGCGCAGGCGACCTCGCGCGAGTACGCGAACAAGACGGTCGGCCACGCGCACCCGAACCTCCGGCACCTCGACGTGCGCTTCTCGGAGCCGTCCGACCTCGAGTCCGTGGACGTGCTGTTCGCCGCGACCCCCCACGGCGTCTCGATGGAGCACATCGACGGCTTCCGCGACGCCGCGGACCTCGTCGTGGACCTCTCGGCGGACTTCCGGCTCCCCTCGGTCGAGCCGTACGACGAGTACTACGACGGCCACGCCCGCCCGGAGCTGCTCGACGAGGCGGAGTACGCGCTCCCGGAACTCAACCGCGAGAACCTCCCCGGCGCGGACCTCGTCGCGGCGGGGGGCTGTAACGCGACGGCCTCCATCATGGGGCTGCTCCCGCTGTTCGAGAACGGAATCCTCGACGGCGACGAGCGCGTCGTCGTGGACGTGAAGGTCGGCTCCTCGGAGGGCGGCGCGGGCGGCGGGCGGGCCGCCTCCCACGCGGAGCGGTCGGGCGTCGTCCGGCCGTACGCCCCGACGGGCCACCGCCACGAGGCCGAGATAGCCGAATACCTCGGCATCGACGTGGCGTTCACGGTTCACGCGGTGGACATGATACGCGGCGCGAGCGCGACGTGTCACGTCTTCCCGGACGGCCCCGTCTCGAAGGGCGACCTCTGGGGCGCCTACCGCGGAAGCTACGAGGACGAACCGTTCGTCCGCATGGCCTCGGGCGGGGGCGGCGTCTACCGCTACCCCGAGCCGAAGGCCGTCGCCGGGTCGAACGTCGCGGAGGTCGGCTTCGAACTCGACCGGTCGAACCGCCGCGTCGTCGTCTTCTCCGCGATAGACAACATGATGAAGGGCTCCGCCGGGCAGGCGGTCCACGCCGCCAACATCGCGCTCGGCATCGAGGAGACGGCGGGGCTGGAGTTCACCGGCCTCCACCCGGTGGGAGCGCCGTAG
- a CDS encoding acetylglutamate/acetylaminoadipate kinase — MTVVVKIGGARAVDPAGALADIADLDEDCVVVHGGSTAVDDTLEAMGREPEYVETPSGVVGRFTDEGTMDVFKMALPGLVNTDLVTGLREAGVDAVGLSGVDGGLLTGARKSAVRVVEDGKRKIRRGDHSGTIESVNADLLETLLAAGHTPVASPPMLADDGVAVNTDADRAAAAVAGALGATLVVLTDVEGVYADPDDPATRIASVATPEEYEALTEAAEGFMTRKVMAVTEALEAGATEAVVASANADSPIVAALDGGGTHVLPGAIA, encoded by the coding sequence ATGACCGTCGTCGTCAAGATCGGCGGCGCGCGGGCGGTGGACCCGGCCGGCGCGCTCGCCGACATCGCCGACCTGGACGAGGACTGCGTCGTCGTCCACGGCGGCTCGACGGCGGTGGACGACACCCTCGAAGCGATGGGGAGGGAGCCCGAGTACGTGGAGACGCCCTCGGGCGTCGTCGGGCGCTTCACCGACGAGGGGACGATGGACGTGTTCAAGATGGCGCTGCCGGGGCTCGTCAACACGGACCTCGTGACCGGCCTGCGCGAGGCGGGCGTGGACGCCGTCGGCCTCTCGGGCGTGGACGGCGGGCTCCTGACCGGGGCGCGCAAGTCCGCGGTCCGGGTCGTGGAGGACGGCAAACGCAAGATTCGGAGAGGGGACCACTCGGGCACCATCGAGTCGGTGAACGCCGACCTGCTGGAGACGCTGCTCGCGGCCGGACACACCCCGGTCGCGTCCCCGCCGATGCTGGCCGACGACGGGGTCGCGGTGAACACGGACGCCGACCGCGCGGCCGCCGCCGTGGCGGGCGCGCTCGGGGCGACGCTCGTCGTCCTGACGGACGTTGAGGGCGTGTACGCCGACCCGGACGACCCCGCGACGCGCATCGCGTCGGTGGCGACGCCCGAGGAGTACGAGGCGCTCACCGAGGCCGCGGAAGGGTTCATGACGCGGAAGGTGATGGCCGTGACCGAGGCGCTCGAAGCCGGGGCGACGGAGGCCGTCGTCGCGTCGGCGAACGCCGACTCGCCCATCGTCGCGGCGCTCGACGGCGGCGGGACGCACGTCCTGCCGGGGGCGATAGCATGA
- a CDS encoding aspartate aminotransferase family protein, translating to MSSFVFSEKPIPMASGEGMYLSAEDGTEYLDFGASYACVPVGHSHPDVVEATVEQAEDLFYVQASYPAAARTALYEQLSELGPGDVDNVWLCNSGTEANEAALKFARSATGRSKLVATTRGFHGRTMGALATTWKDEYKAPYEPLIGDVEFVPYGDAEALAEAVDDETAGVIMEPLQGEGGINPASTEYLRAARVHTAQHGAALIMDEIQTGLGRTGTMWACESHDVVPDVVTSAKGIASGLPLGATLVRDWVADGAASHGSTFSGNPVVSAAAGATLDVIESESLADHAAETGAYLRERIETELGDDVRDVRGAGLMVGVEVKRGANRLLRDLALNHQVLALPAGRTVLRLLPPLVAEEEHCDAVVEALAEVTG from the coding sequence ATGAGTTCGTTCGTCTTCTCCGAGAAGCCCATCCCCATGGCGTCGGGCGAGGGGATGTACCTGAGCGCCGAGGACGGGACGGAGTACCTCGACTTCGGAGCCTCCTACGCCTGCGTCCCGGTGGGCCACTCCCACCCGGACGTGGTCGAGGCGACCGTCGAGCAGGCGGAGGACCTGTTCTACGTGCAGGCGTCCTACCCGGCGGCCGCGCGGACCGCGCTGTACGAACAGCTCTCGGAGCTGGGACCGGGCGACGTGGACAACGTCTGGCTCTGTAACTCCGGGACGGAGGCGAACGAGGCGGCGCTGAAGTTCGCGCGCTCCGCGACCGGGCGCTCGAAGCTCGTCGCCACCACGCGCGGCTTCCACGGGCGGACGATGGGCGCGCTCGCCACGACCTGGAAGGACGAGTACAAGGCCCCGTACGAGCCGCTCATCGGGGACGTGGAGTTCGTTCCCTACGGCGACGCGGAGGCGCTGGCCGAGGCGGTGGACGACGAGACGGCCGGCGTCATCATGGAGCCGCTGCAGGGCGAGGGGGGCATCAACCCCGCCTCGACGGAGTACCTGCGCGCCGCGCGGGTCCACACGGCCCAGCACGGCGCGGCCCTGATAATGGACGAGATACAGACCGGCCTCGGGCGCACCGGGACGATGTGGGCCTGCGAGAGCCACGACGTGGTCCCCGACGTGGTCACCTCCGCGAAGGGCATCGCGTCGGGGCTGCCGCTCGGCGCGACCCTCGTGCGCGACTGGGTCGCGGACGGCGCGGCGAGCCACGGCTCGACGTTCTCCGGGAACCCCGTCGTCTCGGCCGCGGCGGGCGCGACGCTCGACGTCATCGAGTCCGAGTCGCTCGCCGACCACGCCGCCGAGACGGGGGCGTACCTGCGCGAGCGCATCGAGACGGAACTCGGCGACGACGTGCGCGACGTGCGTGGCGCCGGGCTGATGGTCGGCGTCGAGGTGAAACGGGGGGCCAATCGGCTCCTCCGCGACCTCGCCCTGAACCATCAGGTGCTCGCGCTCCCGGCCGGGCGGACGGTGCTCAGGCTCCTGCCGCCGCTCGTCGCCGAGGAGGAACACTGCGACGCCGTCGTCGAGGCGCTCGCGGAGGTGACGGGATGA
- a CDS encoding [LysW]-lysine hydrolase, which yields MSADAALSGGDTEARELLRDLVSIPSPTGEEREAAERLVAFFEAHGREAWLDEVGNVRAPADDSVLLTSHVDTVPGDIPVRVEGTDEEYEPPVLWGRGSVDATGPLAAMAVAAVRTGVSFAGVVGEEVDSRGARHLVSDREAPDAVVNGEPSGWDGVTLGYRGILSGRYVATSESGHTSRPEPNAIQDALAWWARVEDAFEADPYEPTFEQVTAKPVAVEGGTSDDGLSVEATLDAQLRVPPELGVEGVRERADAELEAGHVNWHDEVPPVMVSPRGEVARAFRVAVRNEGGDPRLLRKTGTSDMNVYAAWDVPMATYGPGDSDLDHAPDERLSLPELDRAVAVLEGVVERL from the coding sequence ATGAGCGCCGACGCGGCGCTGTCGGGCGGCGACACGGAGGCGCGCGAACTGCTCCGCGACCTCGTCTCGATACCCTCGCCGACGGGCGAGGAGCGCGAGGCCGCCGAACGGCTGGTCGCCTTCTTCGAGGCCCACGGCCGCGAGGCGTGGCTCGACGAGGTCGGCAACGTCCGCGCGCCCGCGGACGACTCGGTGCTCCTCACCTCCCACGTCGACACCGTGCCGGGCGACATCCCGGTCCGGGTCGAGGGGACGGACGAGGAGTACGAGCCCCCGGTGCTGTGGGGCCGCGGGAGCGTCGACGCGACCGGGCCGCTGGCGGCGATGGCCGTCGCCGCGGTCCGGACCGGCGTCTCCTTCGCCGGCGTCGTCGGCGAGGAGGTGGACTCGCGGGGGGCGCGTCACCTCGTTTCCGACCGCGAGGCCCCCGACGCCGTGGTGAACGGCGAGCCCTCGGGCTGGGACGGCGTGACGCTCGGCTACCGGGGCATCCTCTCGGGCCGCTACGTCGCCACCAGCGAGTCGGGCCACACCTCCCGCCCGGAGCCGAACGCGATACAGGACGCGCTGGCGTGGTGGGCCCGCGTCGAGGACGCCTTCGAGGCGGACCCCTACGAGCCGACGTTCGAGCAGGTGACGGCGAAACCCGTCGCCGTCGAGGGCGGCACGAGCGACGACGGCCTCAGCGTCGAGGCGACGCTCGACGCGCAACTGCGGGTCCCCCCGGAACTCGGCGTGGAGGGCGTGCGCGAGCGCGCCGACGCCGAACTGGAGGCGGGCCACGTGAACTGGCACGACGAGGTGCCGCCGGTCATGGTCTCGCCGCGGGGCGAGGTCGCGCGGGCGTTCCGCGTCGCCGTCCGGAACGAGGGCGGCGACCCGCGCCTGCTCCGCAAGACCGGGACGAGCGACATGAACGTCTACGCGGCGTGGGACGTGCCGATGGCGACCTACGGGCCGGGCGACTCCGACCTCGACCACGCTCCGGACGAGCGCCTGTCGCTCCCGGAGTTGGACCGCGCCGTCGCGGTGCTCGAAGGGGTGGTCGAGCGGCTATGA
- the argF gene encoding ornithine carbamoyltransferase, translated as MTRHVTDIDDLSTDDLADVLARAEDLKERVARGKPHPELGGASLAMIFEKPSTRTRISFETGMTQLGGHALFLGPNDIQLGHGEPIKDTARVLSRYVDGVMARMFDHGDVTELAEYATVPVVNGLTDDAHPCQTLADLLTIRERFGGFDASVAWVGDGNNVCQSFVKGAAMAGLDLTVATPAGYEPDDATLDRAAELGGAPAVTNDPEAAVADADVVYTDVWVSMGQEDERAEKLAAFDGFQVTTDLLGDRTLMHCLPAHRGEEVTDAVLESDNAAVWDQAENRLHAQKGLLTFLM; from the coding sequence ATGACCCGCCACGTCACCGACATCGACGACCTCTCGACCGACGACCTCGCGGACGTGCTGGCCCGCGCCGAGGACCTGAAGGAGCGGGTCGCCCGCGGGAAGCCCCACCCCGAACTCGGGGGCGCGTCGCTGGCGATGATATTCGAGAAGCCCTCGACGCGGACCCGCATCTCCTTCGAGACGGGGATGACCCAACTCGGCGGGCACGCGCTGTTCCTCGGCCCGAACGACATCCAACTGGGCCACGGCGAACCCATCAAGGACACCGCGCGGGTGCTGTCGCGGTACGTGGACGGCGTGATGGCCCGCATGTTCGACCACGGGGACGTGACCGAACTCGCGGAGTACGCGACCGTTCCCGTCGTGAACGGCCTGACGGACGACGCCCACCCCTGCCAGACGCTCGCCGACCTGCTCACGATACGCGAGCGGTTCGGCGGCTTCGACGCGAGCGTCGCGTGGGTCGGCGACGGCAACAACGTCTGTCAGTCGTTCGTGAAGGGCGCGGCGATGGCGGGCCTCGACCTCACCGTCGCCACGCCGGCGGGCTACGAACCCGACGACGCGACGCTCGACCGCGCCGCGGAACTGGGCGGCGCGCCGGCGGTGACGAACGACCCCGAGGCCGCCGTCGCGGACGCCGACGTGGTCTACACCGACGTGTGGGTGTCGATGGGCCAGGAGGACGAGCGCGCCGAGAAGCTGGCCGCGTTCGACGGCTTCCAGGTCACGACGGACCTGCTCGGCGACCGGACGCTGATGCACTGTCTGCCCGCCCACCGCGGCGAGGAGGTGACGGACGCGGTGCTCGAAAGCGACAACGCCGCCGTCTGGGACCAGGCGGAGAACCGCCTCCACGCGCAGAAGGGACTGCTCACGTTCCTGATGTGA
- a CDS encoding helix-turn-helix domain-containing protein, whose translation MRSDPSPERFRELMVDGEPGFEEVLACVFGVQEHEVRTYLTLLSEPGSTVAELAGSLDRDRSNVNRSLSTLREKGLAERQRRLLDSGGHVYQYTATPVAEARELMHATLDEWTAYVHERIDEFGGPDNRQ comes from the coding sequence ATGCGAAGCGACCCGAGCCCGGAGCGGTTCCGGGAGCTGATGGTCGACGGCGAGCCGGGGTTCGAGGAGGTGCTCGCGTGCGTCTTCGGCGTGCAGGAACACGAGGTCCGGACGTACCTGACGCTGCTCTCGGAGCCGGGCAGCACCGTCGCCGAACTGGCGGGGTCGCTGGACCGCGACCGCTCGAACGTGAACCGCTCGCTCTCGACGCTCCGGGAGAAGGGCCTCGCGGAGCGCCAGCGCCGCCTGCTCGACTCCGGCGGCCACGTGTATCAGTACACGGCCACGCCCGTCGCCGAGGCGCGCGAACTGATGCACGCGACGCTCGACGAGTGGACGGCGTACGTCCACGAGCGCATCGACGAGTTCGGCGGGCCCGATAACCGACAGTAA
- a CDS encoding winged helix-turn-helix transcriptional regulator: MSETEEEPLAVWCSGEEWCPITATATVLGKKWHPVIIHRLSESPQGFNDLKRSVDGISSKVLSDSLESLEEYDLVEREIVSEKPFRVRYSLTERGASLGPVIESMREWGEAHLTAA, translated from the coding sequence ATGAGCGAGACGGAGGAGGAGCCGCTCGCCGTCTGGTGTTCGGGCGAGGAGTGGTGCCCCATCACCGCGACGGCGACGGTGCTCGGCAAGAAGTGGCACCCCGTCATCATCCATCGGCTGTCGGAGTCGCCGCAGGGGTTCAACGACCTCAAGCGCTCCGTGGACGGCATCTCCTCGAAGGTGCTGTCGGACTCGCTGGAGAGCTTAGAGGAGTACGACCTCGTGGAGCGGGAGATAGTGAGCGAGAAGCCGTTCCGCGTGCGCTACTCGCTGACCGAGCGGGGCGCGTCGCTCGGGCCGGTCATCGAGTCGATGCGCGAGTGGGGCGAGGCGCACCTGACGGCGGCGTAG
- the thrC gene encoding threonine synthase, translating into MTDLTLPDRPEPPEGADDVWLHCIECGHALPPFDDVVFTCPECDGLLEARYADYPTFDDFSGEGVWRYAAALPFDEGVSLPEGNTPLHEVPRLEADIGVRNLRVKHEGMNPTGSFKDRGMTVGVRVAEELGVDRLACASTGNTSAALAAYGARADLETLVLLPAGKVAAGKIAQASLHGARILEVDGNFDACLDRVQDLAARGEAYLLNSLNPFRLEGQKTIGLEILERFRDEEGRFPDRIVLPVGNAGNTAALYKCFRELVHAGALAPGDVPKLTGVQAEGAAPMVEAVREGNAETRRWDEVETIATAIRIGNPVNAPKALPGIRETGGTAVAVSDEEITAAQRDLAGEGVGVEPASAASVAGLRKLVAEGEVSTGEDVVCLTTGHLLKDPDAAAAAGRDPEDVPNDTDAILDHLAGKDVGGGLFGRLRGLL; encoded by the coding sequence ATGACCGACCTGACGCTCCCCGACCGGCCCGAACCGCCGGAGGGGGCCGACGACGTGTGGCTCCACTGTATCGAGTGTGGACACGCCCTCCCGCCGTTCGACGACGTGGTGTTCACCTGCCCCGAGTGCGACGGCCTGCTCGAGGCCCGGTACGCCGACTACCCGACGTTCGACGACTTCTCCGGCGAGGGCGTGTGGCGCTACGCCGCCGCGCTCCCCTTCGACGAGGGCGTGAGCCTCCCCGAGGGGAACACGCCGCTGCACGAGGTCCCCCGGCTGGAGGCCGACATCGGCGTCCGGAACCTCAGGGTCAAACACGAGGGGATGAACCCGACGGGGAGCTTCAAGGACAGGGGGATGACCGTGGGCGTCCGCGTGGCGGAGGAACTCGGCGTCGACCGCCTCGCCTGTGCCTCGACGGGGAACACCTCCGCGGCGCTGGCCGCCTACGGCGCGCGGGCCGACCTCGAAACGCTCGTCCTCCTCCCGGCGGGGAAGGTCGCCGCCGGGAAGATCGCGCAGGCGAGCCTCCACGGCGCGCGCATCCTCGAGGTGGACGGCAACTTCGACGCCTGCCTCGACCGCGTGCAGGACCTCGCGGCGCGCGGCGAGGCGTACCTCCTCAACTCGCTCAACCCCTTCCGCCTGGAGGGCCAGAAGACCATCGGGCTGGAGATACTGGAGCGGTTCCGCGACGAGGAGGGCCGCTTCCCGGACCGCATCGTTCTCCCGGTGGGCAACGCGGGCAACACCGCGGCGCTGTACAAGTGTTTCCGCGAACTCGTCCACGCCGGCGCGCTCGCGCCCGGCGACGTGCCGAAGCTCACCGGCGTGCAGGCGGAGGGGGCCGCGCCGATGGTCGAGGCCGTCCGCGAGGGGAACGCCGAGACGCGCCGCTGGGACGAGGTCGAGACCATCGCGACCGCCATCCGCATCGGGAACCCCGTCAACGCCCCGAAGGCGCTGCCGGGTATCCGCGAGACGGGCGGGACGGCCGTCGCGGTGAGCGACGAGGAGATAACCGCCGCACAGCGCGACCTCGCGGGAGAGGGCGTCGGCGTCGAACCCGCCTCGGCCGCGTCGGTCGCGGGCCTGCGGAAGCTCGTCGCCGAGGGCGAGGTCTCGACGGGCGAGGACGTGGTGTGTCTCACCACCGGCCACCTGCTGAAGGACCCCGACGCCGCGGCCGCCGCGGGCCGCGACCCGGAGGACGTGCCGAACGACACGGACGCGATCCTCGACCACCTCGCCGGAAAGGACGTCGGCGGCGGCCTGTTCGGGCGACTGCGCGGCCTGCTGTAG
- the serA gene encoding phosphoglycerate dehydrogenase: protein MKVLVTDPIAEAGLDRLREAGHEVVTGYELEGDALFDAVADAGALVVRSGTDVSRELFEAAEDLVIVGRAGIGVDNIDIDAATDHGVVVANAPEGNVRAAAEHTVAMAFAAARSIPQAHARLKDGEWAKGDYLGTELNGTTLGIVGLGRVGQEVAKRLGSLGMDLVAYDPYISEERADQLGAELADLDEVLSRATFLTIHTPLTPETENLIGEAELAELEDGYVINCARGGIVDEAALAAAVEDGVLAGAALDTFAEEPLDPDSPLLDVDEVVVTPHLGASTGAAQEHVATSIADQVLAAFAGEPVMNALNAPSMDESAFPRVEPYIDIAETAGKIAVQLLDGRIEGVEVTYEGDIADEDIDLVTASALKGVFEPLEWQVNSVNAPRIAEDRGIEVSETKRRQSDDFQSLVTVTVVGSEDSVSVCGTLFAGDDPRIVRVDGYRVDAIPGGKMVVARNTDEPGVIGLIGSVMGDAGINIAGMYNARETIGGEALTVYNVDEEVPEDARAKLLADDRVIDITYIELNGIGNSRSR from the coding sequence ATGAAGGTACTCGTCACGGACCCCATCGCCGAGGCCGGGCTCGACCGGCTCCGCGAGGCCGGTCACGAGGTCGTCACGGGCTACGAACTGGAGGGCGACGCGCTGTTCGACGCCGTCGCCGACGCCGGGGCGCTGGTCGTCCGCTCGGGGACGGACGTGTCCCGGGAGCTGTTCGAGGCGGCCGAGGACCTCGTCATCGTCGGCCGGGCCGGCATCGGCGTGGACAACATCGACATCGACGCCGCGACGGACCACGGCGTCGTCGTCGCCAACGCCCCGGAGGGGAACGTCCGCGCCGCCGCCGAACACACGGTCGCGATGGCCTTCGCCGCCGCGCGCTCCATCCCGCAGGCGCACGCCCGCCTCAAGGACGGCGAGTGGGCGAAGGGCGACTACCTCGGCACCGAACTCAACGGGACGACGCTCGGCATCGTCGGGCTGGGCCGCGTCGGCCAGGAGGTCGCGAAGCGGCTCGGCTCGCTCGGGATGGACCTCGTCGCGTACGACCCCTACATCTCCGAGGAGCGCGCCGACCAGCTCGGCGCGGAGCTCGCGGACCTCGACGAGGTGCTCTCGCGGGCGACGTTCCTCACCATCCACACGCCGCTGACGCCGGAGACGGAGAACCTCATCGGCGAGGCCGAACTCGCCGAGCTGGAGGACGGCTACGTCATCAACTGCGCGCGCGGCGGCATCGTGGACGAGGCGGCGCTCGCGGCGGCCGTCGAGGACGGCGTCCTCGCGGGCGCGGCGCTCGACACGTTCGCCGAGGAGCCGCTCGACCCCGACTCCCCGCTGCTCGACGTGGACGAGGTCGTCGTCACGCCCCACCTCGGGGCCTCGACCGGCGCGGCACAGGAACACGTCGCCACCTCCATCGCCGACCAGGTCCTCGCGGCGTTCGCCGGCGAGCCGGTGATGAACGCGCTCAACGCCCCGTCGATGGACGAGTCGGCGTTCCCCCGCGTCGAGCCGTACATCGACATCGCCGAGACGGCGGGCAAGATCGCCGTCCAGCTCCTCGACGGGCGCATCGAGGGCGTCGAGGTCACCTACGAGGGCGACATCGCCGACGAGGACATCGACCTCGTCACGGCGAGCGCGCTGAAGGGCGTCTTCGAGCCGCTGGAGTGGCAGGTCAACAGCGTCAACGCGCCGCGCATCGCGGAGGACCGCGGCATCGAGGTGTCGGAGACGAAGCGCCGCCAGTCCGACGACTTCCAGAGCCTCGTCACCGTCACCGTCGTCGGGAGTGAGGACTCGGTCTCCGTCTGCGGCACCCTCTTCGCCGGCGACGACCCGCGCATCGTCCGCGTGGACGGCTACCGGGTGGACGCCATCCCCGGCGGGAAGATGGTCGTCGCGCGCAACACCGACGAACCGGGCGTCATCGGCCTCATCGGCTCCGTGATGGGCGACGCCGGCATCAACATCGCGGGGATGTACAACGCCCGCGAGACCATCGGCGGCGAGGCGCTCACGGTGTACAACGTGGACGAGGAGGTGCCCGAGGACGCCCGCGCGAAACTGCTCGCGGACGACCGCGTCATCGACATCACCTACATCGAGCTGAACGGCATCGGCAACAGCCGCAGCCGCTAG
- a CDS encoding oxidoreductase, producing the protein MSWNTSDIPDQSGRRVVVTGANSGIGLEATRELARAGAYVVMACRSVARGEDAADDVRRTVPGADLDVRELDLADLDSVRAFAEGVEGEIDVLVNNAGVMAIPRSETADGFETQFGVNHLGHFALTGLLLDRVTDRVVTVSSRAHEGGEMDFDDLHGERDYARWEAYGQSKLSNLLFAYELDRRLDAAGSDVESLACHPGWAATELQSGAATNGAMELVMRAANAVVAQSAADGALPTLYAATAPEAEGGDYIGPGGLFDMRGAPEKQRSSARSRDRDAARRLWEYSEEATGVAFDLPEPEATA; encoded by the coding sequence ATGAGCTGGAACACATCGGACATCCCCGACCAGAGCGGCCGGCGCGTCGTCGTCACGGGCGCGAACAGCGGTATCGGGCTGGAGGCGACCCGCGAACTCGCCCGCGCGGGCGCGTACGTCGTGATGGCCTGTCGCTCCGTCGCGCGCGGCGAGGACGCCGCGGACGACGTGCGCCGGACGGTGCCGGGCGCGGACCTCGACGTGCGCGAACTCGACCTCGCGGACCTCGACTCGGTGCGCGCGTTCGCCGAGGGGGTAGAGGGGGAGATAGACGTGCTCGTCAACAACGCCGGCGTGATGGCGATACCGCGCTCGGAGACGGCCGACGGCTTCGAGACGCAGTTCGGCGTGAACCACCTCGGCCACTTCGCGCTCACCGGCCTGCTGCTCGACCGCGTGACGGACCGGGTCGTCACCGTCTCCTCGCGCGCCCACGAGGGCGGCGAGATGGACTTCGACGACCTCCACGGCGAGCGCGACTACGCCCGGTGGGAGGCGTACGGGCAGTCGAAGCTATCGAACCTGCTGTTCGCGTACGAACTCGACCGGCGGCTCGACGCCGCCGGCTCCGACGTGGAGAGCCTCGCCTGTCACCCGGGGTGGGCGGCGACGGAGCTCCAGTCGGGCGCGGCGACGAACGGCGCGATGGAACTGGTGATGCGGGCCGCCAACGCCGTGGTGGCGCAGTCGGCCGCGGACGGCGCGCTCCCGACGCTGTACGCGGCCACCGCGCCCGAGGCCGAGGGCGGCGACTACATCGGCCCCGGCGGGCTGTTCGACATGCGCGGCGCGCCCGAGAAGCAGCGCTCGTCGGCGCGGTCGCGCGACCGCGACGCCGCCCGGCGGCTGTGGGAGTACTCCGAGGAGGCGACCGGCGTGGCGTTCGACCTGCCCGAGCCCGAGGCGACGGCCTGA